Proteins encoded in a region of the Bacillus sp. T3 genome:
- a CDS encoding menaquinol-cytochrome c reductase cytochrome b/c subunit: MHHGKGMKFVGDSRVSAERKPNVPKDYSEYPGKTEAFWPNFLLKEWMVGAVFLVGYLCLTIAHPSPLERIADPTDTGYIPLPDWYFLFLYQLLKYSYASGPYTIIGAMVIPGLAFGGLLLAPFIDRGPQRRPSKRPLATGFMLLALASIFYLTWESVATHDWDAAKAQGQIVAEAEFDKESDGYKVYQDQGCINCHGDNLQGGAGAPALVDNGLAPDKIANIAKNGQNAMPPGMFKGTDEELKQLTEFISSVKSK, translated from the coding sequence ATGCATCACGGTAAAGGTATGAAGTTCGTAGGCGACTCTCGTGTCTCTGCAGAACGAAAACCTAATGTTCCGAAGGATTATTCGGAGTACCCTGGTAAAACGGAAGCGTTTTGGCCAAACTTTCTTTTAAAAGAATGGATGGTTGGGGCAGTTTTCTTAGTTGGTTATTTATGTTTAACGATTGCTCATCCTTCACCGCTTGAACGGATAGCAGATCCAACAGATACAGGTTACATTCCGTTACCAGACTGGTATTTCTTATTTCTGTATCAATTATTAAAGTATTCTTATGCTTCAGGTCCATACACCATTATCGGTGCCATGGTTATTCCTGGCTTGGCATTTGGAGGATTGTTGCTTGCACCATTCATTGATCGTGGACCACAGCGTCGACCATCAAAGCGTCCATTAGCAACAGGCTTTATGTTACTTGCATTAGCGTCTATTTTCTATCTAACTTGGGAATCGGTTGCAACTCATGACTGGGACGCTGCAAAAGCGCAAGGTCAAATTGTAGCTGAAGCTGAGTTTGATAAAGAATCAGATGGCTACAAAGTTTATCAAGATCAAGGCTGTATCAATTGTCATGGTGACAATTTGCAGGGTGGAGCAGGAGCGCCTGCGCTAGTCGACAACGGACTTGCACCGGATAAAATCGCAAATATTGCGAAAAATGGTCAAAATGCAATGCCACCAGGCATGTTTAAGGGAACTGATGAAGAACTTAAACAGCTTACTGAGTTTATTTCCAGTGTAAAAAGTAAATAA
- a CDS encoding DUF1405 domain-containing protein: protein MAFIYAVLANRKILWLLLIINIIGTIYGYIWYGWQLSETPVIFLPFVPDSPTASLFFVFVIIAFLLGRNWPLFEALAIVTLVKYGIWAVVMNILVGIVNNGLDFVAYMLISSHLAMAVQGVLYAPFYRIKPWHIVVTAIWVIHNEMIDYVFHMMPRYHMLDLYTDKIGYFTFWLSIFSLALTYFLCLRKDRYTLNINN from the coding sequence ATGGCGTTTATTTATGCAGTATTAGCAAATCGAAAAATATTATGGTTACTTTTAATAATTAACATTATTGGAACCATTTATGGTTATATTTGGTATGGATGGCAATTATCCGAAACACCGGTTATTTTTTTGCCGTTTGTTCCAGATAGTCCAACCGCGAGCTTGTTTTTTGTATTTGTAATCATTGCTTTTTTGTTAGGCAGGAACTGGCCGCTATTTGAAGCTTTGGCGATTGTGACATTGGTTAAGTATGGAATTTGGGCAGTAGTGATGAATATTTTAGTAGGGATTGTAAATAACGGCCTTGATTTTGTAGCTTATATGCTAATTTCATCACATTTGGCAATGGCGGTCCAAGGTGTACTATATGCGCCTTTCTATCGAATCAAGCCATGGCATATAGTCGTGACAGCTATCTGGGTTATACATAATGAAATGATTGATTATGTTTTTCACATGATGCCTCGATATCATATGTTGGATTTATATACGGATAAAATTGGTTATTTTACGTTTTGGTTGAGCATTTTTTCACTTGCCCTAACCTATTTCCTCTGTTTAAGAAAAGATCGATATACTCTTAACATAAACAATTAA